The following are encoded in a window of Nakamurella sp. A5-74 genomic DNA:
- a CDS encoding DEAD/DEAH box helicase, producing the protein MHHAPDDRDLLGVLLRAVPAWQEPVTHVEHLAARAGTTAPWPRWVPTELREALGRRGVQEPWLHQVQAADAGHNGRPTVIATGTASGKSLAFQLPVLSDLLTDDKACALYLSPTKALAADQLAALEELRLPGVRPAAYDGDTPLDERDWVRDHARFVLTNPDMLHWGVLPMHQRWARLLRRLRYVVIDECHSYRGVFGSHVAQVIRRLRRVAALYRSDPVFILASATVADPAEAASRLTGFDAREVVTISADSAPRAARRFVLWEPPLVRDEDTASTGDHQDGAPVRRSAPKEVARMLADLVAERVRTLAFVRSRRAAEQVALSARRRLERTDPDVADRVAAYRGGYLAEDRRLLEKALDSGDLLGVASTTALELGIDIAGLDATLIAGFPGTLASLWQQAGRAGRGGEDAAEALVVFVARDDPLDTYLVHHPAAVFGRPVEAAVTDPQNPYVLGPHLRCAAAEARLTDDDLALFGDPDHVRSVLADLVHAKLLRHRAQGWYHVLPHHPAIDVDLRGSGAGQVAIVEEATGRMLGTVDAAQAPSAVHPGAVHLHQGNSFVVDELDLEQGVALVHSENPDWITISRSLSSVTILGSPTLQRIRPGVRMFTAAVQVTEQVIAYQRQRHSGELMDLIPLEMPEHTLDTRAVIYTLDPELLLDNGITEDALPGALHAAEHAAIGLLPLFAGCDRWDIGGLSTNLHPDTGLPTVIVYDGQPGVAGFADRGAAVFRPWLEATREAITSCECRSGCPSCIQSPKCGNGNHPLFKDGAVTVLDLVLGTREEEEGASPW; encoded by the coding sequence ATGCATCACGCACCGGACGACCGCGACCTGCTCGGCGTGCTGCTGCGCGCCGTCCCGGCGTGGCAGGAGCCGGTGACCCATGTCGAGCATCTCGCTGCGCGGGCCGGCACCACCGCGCCGTGGCCGCGGTGGGTGCCGACCGAGCTGCGCGAGGCGCTCGGGCGTCGCGGGGTGCAGGAGCCCTGGCTGCACCAGGTGCAGGCCGCCGATGCCGGGCACAACGGCCGACCGACGGTGATCGCGACGGGAACCGCCTCCGGCAAGTCGCTGGCATTCCAGCTGCCGGTGTTGTCGGACCTGCTCACCGACGACAAGGCGTGTGCCCTCTACCTCTCACCCACCAAGGCACTGGCCGCCGATCAGCTGGCGGCCCTCGAAGAACTGCGCCTGCCCGGCGTCCGTCCCGCGGCGTACGACGGCGACACACCCCTCGACGAGCGCGATTGGGTACGTGACCACGCACGCTTCGTCCTCACCAACCCGGACATGCTGCACTGGGGAGTGCTGCCGATGCACCAACGGTGGGCCCGGCTGTTGCGGCGACTCAGGTACGTGGTGATCGACGAGTGCCACAGCTACCGCGGCGTCTTCGGATCCCATGTGGCGCAGGTGATCCGGCGACTGCGCCGGGTGGCCGCGCTGTACCGCAGCGATCCGGTGTTCATCCTGGCTTCGGCCACCGTCGCCGACCCCGCCGAGGCGGCGTCCCGGCTGACGGGGTTCGACGCCAGGGAAGTTGTCACCATCTCGGCGGACTCGGCACCCAGAGCAGCCAGACGCTTCGTGCTCTGGGAACCGCCGCTGGTCCGCGACGAGGACACGGCGTCCACCGGCGACCATCAGGACGGCGCCCCGGTCCGCAGGTCCGCGCCGAAGGAGGTCGCGCGAATGCTGGCCGACCTGGTCGCCGAGCGGGTGCGGACGCTGGCGTTCGTCCGCTCCCGCCGGGCAGCGGAACAGGTCGCGCTGTCGGCGCGGCGACGGTTGGAGCGCACGGATCCGGACGTCGCCGATCGGGTGGCCGCCTACCGGGGTGGTTATCTCGCCGAAGACCGTCGGCTGCTGGAGAAGGCCCTGGACTCCGGGGATCTGCTCGGGGTGGCCTCGACCACGGCGCTGGAGCTGGGGATCGACATCGCCGGGCTGGATGCGACGCTCATCGCGGGCTTCCCGGGCACCCTCGCCTCGCTGTGGCAGCAGGCCGGGCGGGCCGGACGCGGTGGCGAGGATGCCGCCGAGGCGCTGGTGGTGTTCGTCGCGCGGGACGATCCGCTGGACACCTACCTGGTGCACCACCCTGCTGCGGTGTTCGGGCGACCGGTGGAGGCAGCGGTCACCGATCCGCAGAATCCGTACGTGCTGGGCCCGCACCTGCGCTGCGCGGCGGCCGAGGCGCGGCTGACCGACGACGACCTCGCCCTGTTCGGCGACCCCGACCATGTCCGTTCCGTGCTGGCAGATCTGGTGCACGCCAAGCTGTTGCGTCATCGGGCGCAGGGCTGGTACCACGTCCTGCCGCACCACCCGGCGATCGACGTCGACCTGCGCGGCTCCGGCGCCGGCCAGGTCGCCATCGTCGAGGAAGCCACCGGGCGGATGCTCGGCACCGTCGATGCGGCACAGGCACCCTCGGCAGTACACCCCGGTGCCGTGCATCTGCATCAGGGCAACAGCTTTGTGGTCGACGAACTCGACCTGGAGCAGGGGGTCGCGCTGGTCCACTCCGAGAACCCCGACTGGATCACCATCTCCCGGTCGCTGTCGTCGGTGACCATCCTGGGATCCCCCACGCTCCAACGAATCCGGCCGGGCGTGCGGATGTTCACGGCCGCGGTCCAGGTCACCGAGCAGGTGATCGCCTACCAGCGCCAACGGCACAGTGGCGAGCTGATGGACCTGATCCCCCTCGAAATGCCGGAGCACACGCTGGACACCCGCGCGGTGATCTACACCCTGGATCCGGAGCTGTTGCTGGACAACGGGATCACCGAGGATGCACTGCCCGGCGCGCTGCACGCCGCCGAGCACGCCGCGATCGGACTGCTGCCGCTGTTCGCCGGCTGCGACCGCTGGGACATCGGCGGGCTGTCGACCAACCTGCACCCGGACACCGGCCTGCCGACCGTCATCGTCTACGACGGGCAACCGGGTGTCGCGGGCTTTGCCGACCGCGGGGCGGCGGTGTTCCGGCCCTGGCTGGAGGCGACCCGCGAGGCCATCACCTCGTGCGAGTGCCGCTCCGGCTGCCCTTCCTGCATCCAGTCGCCCAAGTGCGGCAACGGGAACCACCCACTCTTCAAGGACGGGGCCGTCACCGTGCTCGATCTGGTCCTCGGTACTCGAGAAGAAGAAGAAGGAGCATCACCATGGTGA
- the xylB gene encoding xylulokinase: MTPAQTVIGIDSSTQSCKAVVCDAETGAVLAASKVAHPDGSEVDPRHWEDALDRALRELPPELVATAAALSIGGQQHGMVVLDEAGEVIRPALLWNDLQSAPDAADLVAELGPQQWADRAGSVPSASFTVTKLRWLARREPENAARTASVLLPHDWLTHRLAEPGTEPTTDRGDASGTGYFSPADGTYDDDLITRALGHRPSLPRVAAPAAIVGRTRAGLALAAGTGDNMAAALGLGLRAGDVVVSLGTSGTVFASAEVPTADPTGVVAGFADACGRYLPLVCTLNAARVLTTTAALLGVDLAGLDALALGAAPGAGGVTLLPYLDGERTPNLPDSSGSLHGLTRASMTPQNLARAAVEGMLCGLADGVDALAATGYQVQRVLLIGGAAASAAVRAVAPDLFGVPVQCPHPGEYVALGAARQAAWASGGAAGPPSWEVGLDATPESGGSAARDASAAARKKYAQVRGSLWGA, translated from the coding sequence ATGACGCCCGCGCAGACAGTCATCGGGATCGATTCCTCCACCCAGTCGTGCAAGGCGGTGGTGTGCGACGCGGAGACCGGCGCTGTGCTCGCGGCGAGCAAGGTCGCGCATCCGGACGGCAGCGAGGTCGACCCACGGCACTGGGAGGACGCGCTGGATCGTGCCCTGCGGGAACTGCCGCCCGAGCTCGTCGCTACGGCCGCCGCACTGTCGATCGGCGGCCAGCAGCACGGCATGGTGGTACTCGACGAGGCCGGCGAGGTGATCCGCCCTGCTCTGCTGTGGAACGACCTGCAGTCCGCTCCGGACGCCGCCGACCTGGTGGCCGAACTCGGCCCGCAGCAGTGGGCCGACCGGGCGGGCAGCGTGCCGAGCGCCAGCTTCACCGTGACGAAGCTGCGCTGGCTGGCCCGGCGGGAGCCGGAGAACGCCGCCCGGACCGCGTCCGTGCTGCTGCCGCACGACTGGCTGACCCACCGGCTCGCAGAGCCGGGCACCGAACCGACCACCGACCGCGGCGACGCCTCCGGCACCGGCTACTTCTCGCCGGCCGATGGCACCTACGACGACGACCTGATCACCCGCGCCCTCGGCCACCGGCCGTCGCTGCCACGGGTGGCCGCCCCGGCGGCGATCGTCGGCCGTACCCGCGCGGGCCTGGCGCTCGCCGCCGGTACCGGCGACAACATGGCGGCCGCGCTCGGTCTCGGGCTGCGGGCCGGCGACGTCGTCGTGTCGCTGGGCACCAGTGGCACGGTCTTCGCCTCCGCCGAGGTTCCGACGGCCGATCCGACCGGCGTCGTCGCGGGCTTCGCCGACGCCTGCGGGCGGTATCTGCCGCTGGTCTGCACCCTCAACGCCGCCCGGGTGCTGACCACCACTGCAGCGTTGCTCGGTGTCGACCTCGCGGGGCTCGATGCGCTGGCACTGGGCGCCGCGCCGGGGGCCGGTGGGGTGACCCTGCTGCCGTACCTGGACGGTGAACGTACTCCCAACCTGCCGGACTCGTCGGGCTCGCTGCACGGCCTGACCCGGGCGTCGATGACGCCGCAGAATCTCGCGCGGGCGGCCGTCGAAGGGATGTTGTGCGGCCTCGCGGACGGCGTCGATGCACTGGCGGCCACCGGGTACCAGGTGCAACGGGTGCTGCTGATCGGCGGCGCAGCCGCGTCGGCAGCGGTCCGGGCCGTTGCGCCCGATCTGTTCGGTGTACCGGTGCAGTGCCCGCACCCGGGGGAGTACGTCGCGCTCGGGGCAGCCCGCCAGGCGGCCTGGGCCTCGGGCGGTGCTGCCGGCCCGCCCAGCTGGGAAGTGGGCCTGGACGCGACCCCCGAGAGCGGTGGCTCGGCGGCCCGCGACGCGTCCGCCGCAGCCCGGAAAAAATATGCGCAGGTCCGCGGCAGTCTGTGGGGCGCTTGA